CACGCCTTTAATCGTTTGGAATTTTAGGCATCTAGCATTTCTTTATTAGAATAAATATAGTCATATAGTTGCTGATCCACATCTTCATTTATAGCATAAAATTCGCTATCAAGCGCACTACATTTTGAATCTATTTCGTCTTCATTTTCTCCAACTAAATAATCTTGTCTTGCAAATTGGTCGTGGATATAACCATTTTCAAACAATGAAAGAGCTTTTTCAAGTAATTCCGCGATTTTGTAAAAACTCATCTCATCTAGTGCTTCTAATGCCTCGAGTGCATGATCTCCTGCACTATTGAAGAAATATTGATTAAATCCACCATTGTTTACTTCCATAAAAAGCTCATTTACCGCATAAACATAACGCTGGATATCGTTTAGCTCTTCATACCCTTGATTTTCTACTAAATTAGCTAACTCATCCCACACCTCTAGAACTATCTCTATTTGCGAATCTAAATCTTCAACTCTTTCATCGCCAACTACTTCATTTATATACATAAAAAATATCCTCCTCTGCATGAGTCAGTCGCATATAGCGCTTTTAATTTCTTTACCCACTTTTTTTCATTTTAAGACATTTCTATGCATTTGGCAATAATTTCTAACTTTTTAGTCCAAGCGTTCACCATATCTTAGCAATCTTCTCATTTCTGCAAATTCTTTGTCTCTCTCTTCTAGTTCTTTCAATTTTTGCTTTTCCGATTCCGATGTCTCTATAACAGCCTTAATTCCGCCATTATTTATGACAAGTCTTCTATCTGCCATAAGTGCTAAAAGTGGATCATGAGTTGCCATCAGCACTATTTTGTCCTCTGAAACCAAAAGTGACAATGCTTTTTTTCTGTCTATTCCAGCATTCTCAATCTCATCTATTAATACTATAGGCGATTTACTAAGTATAGCCATATCTGCAATCATAAGCGCTCTTGACTGTCCTCCAGATAAAGCTGTGACTGGAGTAGACAAATCAAATTTCTCGCCAGCTAATTTATTCGCCTCTTGTATGATTTTTAGTACCATTCCTTGGACATCTTCTACTAGTCTACTCTTCGCATGTAGCTCTACAAATTCCTGTACACTGAGATCCATTACAAAATTCATATTTTGAGATAATTGTGCGACCAATTTATTACTTGATGAGTATCTCCACTTCATATCAGGCTTTTGACCATTTATGAGCACACTTCGCTTTGTAGGTGTATCTGCCTGAGCTGTCCACTCTATGTCAGCAAGCAATCTACTCTTTCCAGAACCAGTAGGTCCAACTATAGATATTATTTCGCCTGCATTTATACTGAATTGATCAAAATTCTCTGCCTCTCCAGACTTATCTTGTCCAGAAATAAGTGTAAGTGATTTAACCACATCATCTTCTTTTATTCCGAGGAATTCTATCATCTGCTCCATATACGATTCGAATCCTATTATGAGCCCTTCTGGATCTAGTGCCCATTCTTCCATATCCTCTTCTGTCATATTTGCAAAATAATCTGCAAGACTCATGTTCTTGTCTTCTATTTCTAGGTTATTTTCTTCTAAATAACTTTCCACAAAGGGATAATCTTCTAATAGCTTTTCAATAGACATCTCTAAATATTTTTTTGCCATTTATTTTTCCTCCCCTTGTTCTTTTTTTAATTTCATCTTTCTTACATTTCCCATTTGAAAATCTTCTCCAATTCTTGTTTCACCTAAGCAATAAGAACACATAGCTGATGGCATCGAAAATCTAAGTTTTTTTCCTTTCACTGTCTCTACATTTTCTTTTTCATCGTATACAAGCGTACTTAACTCAAATGCGCCCTGGCCTGTAAGTCCATTTATATGCATAGTTATAGCTTTTGGGTTCACAGATGATACCTTTGATGCAAATACTTCACGCTCTGCCTGTGATACTATATCGCCTTTTGTTATAACTACGATATCTGCCGCTTTTAGCATAGGACCTATTTTTCTAGGTGTATTTATTCCACTTAGATTATCTATTACACATATAGCTTTTATATCCTTTATATATGGAGAACACCTATTACAAAGACCTGCACTCTCCGTTATCAAAAGGTCTAATCCTTCATCTAGCCCCCATTTAGTAACTTCTTCTATATTGCTGACAAAATAGTGATCAGGGCAAAGTGCTCCTGAAAGCCCTTTTCTCACTGGTACTCCAAGTTTTTCATATATAATATCATCATCTGTATATAGACAATCAAATTTTACTACACCGCTCTTTATACCTCTTTGCTTGAGCGCCTCTATCATCTTTACTATCACCGCTGTCTTTCCTGATGACGGTGGGCCTGAAATAGTTATTAAATTCATGTTTTATACCCCCTATTTACTTGATCCTTCATTGAAATAAGTCTCACATTTTTTTATGAGAGCTCCTATATTATTTTGCTCTATATAATCCCATCCAAGCCACATGTAAGGTTTGTCTTTAGCAGTCAAATTGTCAACTTCTGGGTGCACGCTTGGAAATCTTCCATTGTGAGAAAGTATCTCTCCTACATCTTTTGATGCAAAGAAGTCAACAATTGGTTTTAGCTTATCTGATTTAGATGCTTTGCTAAGTAAGAATATAGGACTTATGATAGCTCCATCTGAAGGCCAAACCGCTGACATTGGGCCACCTTCGTGAACCATTTTGGTAAAGAAATAAGGCATTATAGTTACAAGTGGTTTCACTGATTCTCGGTGAGATTTCACCATTTGTGATGGATGCATACTTTTTAGCAAGCTTTTGCCAAGTTTTCGCACCCCTTCTTCACCATAATTTTTGTATATATTGAGTAGTATGGCATTGAACAAATCAAAATCCCCTATAGGTAAACTCACTCTTCCTTCAAAGTCATCTCTTAACAAATCTTCCCAGCTCTCAGGTCTTTTTATATCTCCAAGTTCTGCCTCATTTACTAGAAATACTGCTGGCACTACACCTATAATGGCGTATTCTTTTTTGGGATCTTTTAGTTCTATATTTGCAGAATGAAAATCTCTATTGTAATTTGTAATTCCACTCATATCGCTAAATGTTCCTTTAGCTTTAAATTTTCCCATGAGTTCTTCATCAAAGAATAAATCAAATCCAGCTGACAAGAATAGATCAGATAGTATTTCTTCATCATCTGCACTTCTAAGGCTATCTTCTAGCCATCCAACACCCATAGATGCAGCTTTTAAATCATAAGTCACACTAAAGCCTAAATCATGACCATTTGCATTCATCCACTCTGTCCACGATTCCAAAAGTGGTATTCTAACTGGGCACGGTAATATTCCTTGAATCTTTATATCTGCGCTTTCATCAAACTCTACTTCTTTAAGAGTTTCATCGACTCCATCTCTACTCTGCTCTACTATATCTTCTAGTTTTTCTATAAAACTTTCAAGTCCAATTTTTCTAAGTTTTAAAGCCATCTCAAGTGTCAATTTCTTTCCAAATGTCTCTCTCTGTGATTCACTTTCCATCTGAGTAAAACCCTCTGCTACAAATACATCTATAGTTTCTGGATAATCTTTTGTTATTTTATATAAAGTATCGCTTCCATTAATTCGCTTCATTTAAATATCCTCCTTATTTCATACATAGTTCGCTTTATCTATATCCATTATACACATATAAATAACACTCGGCTGTAACTTATGTTACGAAAAATATCGCAATATGTCATTCGCGGTCAAAAACATACTTTTCGCGGTTTTTTGGTTGAAAGATATAGGTTCTTATGTTAGGTTTAGTTAGGTTAAGACTAAATTAGGCTGATATATTTCTTCATATAAAAAACTCATCAATTGATGAGTTTTATTTTTAAAGTTTTTTAAATTCCTTACATTACTAAATCAATAATTAGTCCTCTTCATCTTTGTCATTATTCATAGTTACCCTGTATTTTCCTTCTGTTTCTTCACTTATAAAAATTTCAAGTGTCCACTTACCTTCTTCGCTTTTTATTTCTTCATTTATTTTTTGATTATCGTTAATACTAAAATTATGACTATATGCTATTTCACCGCTAGGATTTTTGAGCTTTAAGTCAGCATTTCCTGAATCTAATACGCAAATTACATCAAGGCTTATTTTATCCCCTACATTTTTCGGAACATTAAATGAGTTTTTCAAAACACTATACTCTTCTTCAAAATTTTCACTATCTATAATCCCCTCTAAGCTCTCATAATAAGGTGCTGTATTACCAGCATAAGCTGTATAAGCTATTACCAAAATAAAAAACATTAACAATGCAAACAACTTTTTCATAGATAAAACCTCCTCTATTTATTTTTGAATCGAACCATCTTCAATCCTTATCACACGATCACTAACGGCAGCTACCAGAGGATCATGAGTTACTAAAACTATTGTCTTTCCTTCTTTATTTATTTTTAATAACAAATCCAATATTTCTCTTGTTGTTTTACTATCCAACGCCCCTGTAGGTTCGTCCGCTAGAATTATATCACTATTACTAACCAATGCCCGTGCTATTGCAACTCTTTGTTGCTGACCACCTGATATTTTATTACTTTTTTTATCAATTAAATCCTCAATTCCTAATCTTACCAACTGCTCGACTATTAATTTTTTCTTGTCTTTTCTTTTCATTTTTCTATGTTCTAATGGAAGTTCAACATTTTCATAAACCGAATATTCATTCATCAACGCAAAATTTTGAAATACAA
This sequence is a window from Tissierellales bacterium. Protein-coding genes within it:
- a CDS encoding DMP19 family protein, which encodes MYINEVVGDERVEDLDSQIEIVLEVWDELANLVENQGYEELNDIQRYVYAVNELFMEVNNGGFNQYFFNSAGDHALEALEALDEMSFYKIAELLEKALSLFENGYIHDQFARQDYLVGENEDEIDSKCSALDSEFYAINEDVDQQLYDYIYSNKEMLDA
- a CDS encoding ATP-binding cassette domain-containing protein, which translates into the protein MAKKYLEMSIEKLLEDYPFVESYLEENNLEIEDKNMSLADYFANMTEEDMEEWALDPEGLIIGFESYMEQMIEFLGIKEDDVVKSLTLISGQDKSGEAENFDQFSINAGEIISIVGPTGSGKSRLLADIEWTAQADTPTKRSVLINGQKPDMKWRYSSSNKLVAQLSQNMNFVMDLSVQEFVELHAKSRLVEDVQGMVLKIIQEANKLAGEKFDLSTPVTALSGGQSRALMIADMAILSKSPIVLIDEIENAGIDRKKALSLLVSEDKIVLMATHDPLLALMADRRLVINNGGIKAVIETSESEKQKLKELEERDKEFAEMRRLLRYGERLD
- a CDS encoding ABC transporter substrate-binding protein, which produces MKRINGSDTLYKITKDYPETIDVFVAEGFTQMESESQRETFGKKLTLEMALKLRKIGLESFIEKLEDIVEQSRDGVDETLKEVEFDESADIKIQGILPCPVRIPLLESWTEWMNANGHDLGFSVTYDLKAASMGVGWLEDSLRSADDEEILSDLFLSAGFDLFFDEELMGKFKAKGTFSDMSGITNYNRDFHSANIELKDPKKEYAIIGVVPAVFLVNEAELGDIKRPESWEDLLRDDFEGRVSLPIGDFDLFNAILLNIYKNYGEEGVRKLGKSLLKSMHPSQMVKSHRESVKPLVTIMPYFFTKMVHEGGPMSAVWPSDGAIISPIFLLSKASKSDKLKPIVDFFASKDVGEILSHNGRFPSVHPEVDNLTAKDKPYMWLGWDYIEQNNIGALIKKCETYFNEGSSK
- a CDS encoding ABC transporter ATP-binding protein, with amino-acid sequence MIKLNNVSKIYGKGAYENMALKNINLRIKKGEFVSIMGTSGCGKSTLLNIIGCMDKPTKGNVYINDKLVNKYSDKKLSILRNSTISFVFQNFALMNEYSVYENVELPLEHRKMKRKDKKKLIVEQLVRLGIEDLIDKKSNKISGGQQQRVAIARALVSNSDIILADEPTGALDSKTTREILDLLLKINKEGKTIVLVTHDPLVAAVSDRVIRIEDGSIQK